One window of the Salvia miltiorrhiza cultivar Shanhuang (shh) chromosome 6, IMPLAD_Smil_shh, whole genome shotgun sequence genome contains the following:
- the LOC130990500 gene encoding vegetative cell wall protein gp1-like: MGMMSHIMSSGSSTQSTSMSQAALAAYLEEFPFNFELIYVATRLHATPERALPIFPNPNPSRPSPTFQISFPSPATHPAAPLSIQKSGDPSPAPRLASGSARLASHRLARPPFSSAAAVPRPSPPFPSPQSATLAAAAAAVRRRRCSLRAPTTTLTVDLEEDVLTG; the protein is encoded by the exons ATGGGCATGATGTCACATATAATGTCTAGTGGATCCAGTACTCAGTCCACTAGCATGTCGCAGGCTGCTCTTGCTGCTTATCTTGAAGAG TTcccatttaattttgaattgatttatGTAGCTACACGCCTACACGCTACACCAGAACGGGCCCTTCCCATTTTCCCAAATCCCAATCCCAGCCGGCCGTCCCCCACATTTCAGATTTCATTCCCGTCTCCGGCGACCCACCCAGCGGCGCCCCTCTCAATCCAGAAATCCGGCGACCCTTCTCCagcgcctcgcctcgcctcgggATCTGCTCGCCTCGCCTCGCATCGCCTCGCCCGCCCGCCATTCTCCAGCGCAGCAGCCGTTCCGCGACCCTCGCCGCCGTTCCCCAGTCCCCAGTCCGCGACCCTcgccgccgcagcagcagcCGTTCGCCGCCGCAGGTGCAGCCTCCGAGCTCCGACGACAACGTTGACAg TTGACTTGGAAGAGGAtgttttgaccgggtaa